The following proteins are co-located in the Brachybacterium sacelli genome:
- a CDS encoding carbohydrate ABC transporter permease, which translates to MNLKRVALHAFLVLVCLGMLYPLLWMLRSSFMPEEQIFSPGTLLPTEIVAENYPEGWRANPPGFGRFLVNSAVVSMGAVIGNLAACTLAAYAFARIEFPLKRVWFAAMLATVMIPVHATLIPQYTIFTAIGWVDTYLPLVIPKFLATDAFFIFLLVQFMRSIPRELDEAAEIDGCGHFQRFSRVLLPLMTPALATTAVFTFIWSYEDFMGPLIYLADINRYTVPLGLRMFMNGMGESSYGQLFAMTALSLAPVFVVFMIFQRRLIEGIATTGLKG; encoded by the coding sequence GTGAACCTGAAGCGGGTGGCATTGCATGCGTTCCTGGTGCTCGTCTGCCTCGGCATGCTGTACCCGCTCCTGTGGATGCTGCGCAGCTCCTTCATGCCGGAGGAGCAGATCTTCTCCCCGGGCACGTTGCTGCCGACGGAGATCGTCGCCGAGAACTACCCGGAGGGATGGCGTGCCAACCCTCCGGGCTTCGGTCGCTTCCTGGTGAACTCCGCAGTGGTCTCCATGGGCGCGGTGATCGGGAACCTCGCGGCCTGCACGCTGGCGGCGTACGCCTTCGCACGCATCGAGTTCCCGCTGAAGCGAGTGTGGTTCGCCGCGATGCTGGCGACGGTGATGATCCCCGTGCACGCGACGCTCATCCCGCAGTACACGATCTTCACGGCGATCGGTTGGGTCGACACCTACCTGCCGCTCGTCATACCCAAGTTCCTCGCGACGGATGCTTTCTTCATCTTCTTGCTCGTGCAGTTCATGCGCAGCATCCCCCGCGAGTTGGACGAAGCCGCGGAGATCGACGGGTGCGGCCATTTCCAGAGATTCTCCCGCGTGCTGCTCCCGCTCATGACGCCGGCTCTGGCCACCACCGCGGTCTTCACGTTCATCTGGTCCTATGAAGACTTCATGGGGCCCCTCATCTATCTGGCCGACATCAACCGCTACACGGTGCCGCTGGGACTGAGGATGTTCATGAACGGCATGGGTGAATCGTCCTACGGTCAGCTCTTCGCCATGACCGCGCTGTCGTTGGCGCCGGTGTTCGTGGTGTTCATGATCTTCCAGCGCCGCCTCATCGAGGGTATTGCGACGACGGGCCTGAAGGGGTGA
- a CDS encoding FAD-dependent oxidoreductase yields the protein MKHAAAEYEIVVCGGGLAGFAAAVSAARMGRTVCLVQDRPVLGGNSSSEIRVSPRGASTYHAYAREGGVLAELMAGERLRNHEPIFENGWTNSIWDLSLYDIAQRTENLDLLLNTAVTAVSVEDGRLTAVECWTATAETVTEVTGTIFLDCTGDGVVAALAGCEYRYGEEARSEFGEPHAPRAASKDTMGNSLHFKTKDVGRPTEFQLPEWAVEYDDPDFFYQQGRFPQGVRGGYWWIELGKPWDTIDDAETIRHELTRRTLGVWDWIKNKDPRTREQTENLALDWLGQVPGKRESRRIVGLHLLTEHDLLREDAFEDEVAYGGWNIDLHTPGGLLAETSEPTAAAGYDLRSEASVTAYVGPFGIPLRSLIAKDVTNLLMAGRNVSATHVGLGSVRVQATTAIMGQAAGTAAAVALTRDLPVHDLPTRAAGAVQQQLLKDGCFLPHAVNADPADHARRARVSASSQALYLGASPGDRWVDGGLREGGRRVGDQLTALRGQWIPLETGPEAPGLRSVSVLLQNDGNSAVKIPARLQQVDHIWDYRVDTGPVLAETELTVESGEHWIDWTVDVGPQTLRREEAGGQYVRIDLGASPEVQWLRAGRILPGAVSAFEMATGRMRRFGAGVTMSHRVEPAQHAYPPRSVVSGAARPHEATNLWRSDPGHPFEQWIQLDWDEAQEIRVLQIAFAGHLLREFDQTPELWADPQTVRDYTIRAKTDGGWVDVLTVQGNGLPRRVHELPEAVRTASLRVVVHATHGDPSAAVYEIRCYSSEG from the coding sequence ATGAAACACGCTGCAGCGGAGTACGAGATCGTTGTCTGCGGGGGAGGGCTGGCGGGATTCGCGGCGGCCGTCTCGGCTGCCCGCATGGGCCGGACGGTCTGTCTCGTGCAGGATCGTCCGGTGCTGGGAGGGAACAGCTCCTCGGAGATCCGGGTGTCCCCGCGGGGCGCGAGCACATATCACGCGTACGCACGGGAGGGCGGCGTGCTGGCGGAGCTCATGGCCGGCGAGCGCCTGCGGAACCATGAGCCGATCTTCGAGAACGGCTGGACGAACAGCATCTGGGACCTGTCGCTGTACGACATCGCGCAGCGAACCGAGAATCTCGACCTGCTGCTGAACACGGCGGTCACGGCGGTGTCCGTGGAGGACGGGCGCCTCACGGCGGTCGAGTGCTGGACGGCCACTGCGGAGACGGTGACCGAGGTGACCGGCACGATCTTCCTGGACTGCACCGGGGACGGCGTGGTCGCGGCGCTGGCAGGGTGCGAGTACCGGTACGGAGAGGAAGCGCGCTCGGAGTTCGGCGAACCGCATGCACCCCGTGCCGCTTCGAAGGACACGATGGGCAATTCGCTCCACTTCAAGACCAAGGACGTCGGCCGTCCCACCGAGTTCCAGCTGCCGGAATGGGCGGTCGAGTACGACGACCCCGACTTCTTCTACCAGCAGGGCCGTTTTCCCCAGGGCGTTCGCGGTGGTTACTGGTGGATCGAGCTCGGGAAGCCCTGGGACACCATCGACGATGCCGAGACGATCCGGCACGAGCTGACCCGTCGCACCCTGGGTGTGTGGGACTGGATCAAGAACAAGGATCCCCGCACCCGCGAGCAGACCGAGAACCTCGCCCTGGATTGGCTCGGCCAGGTGCCGGGCAAGCGGGAGAGCCGCCGCATCGTCGGCCTGCATCTCCTCACCGAGCACGATCTGCTCCGCGAGGACGCCTTCGAGGACGAGGTCGCCTACGGCGGATGGAACATCGACCTCCATACCCCCGGCGGCCTGCTCGCGGAGACCAGCGAGCCGACGGCGGCAGCGGGCTACGACCTCCGCTCCGAAGCCTCGGTGACGGCCTATGTGGGGCCCTTCGGCATCCCGCTGCGCTCCCTGATCGCGAAGGACGTGACCAACCTGCTCATGGCCGGCCGCAACGTCTCGGCCACACACGTCGGCCTGGGATCGGTCCGGGTGCAGGCGACGACGGCCATCATGGGGCAGGCCGCGGGGACGGCGGCTGCGGTCGCGCTGACCAGGGACCTCCCCGTCCACGACCTCCCCACCCGCGCCGCGGGAGCCGTCCAGCAGCAGTTGCTCAAGGACGGCTGCTTCCTGCCCCATGCGGTGAACGCGGACCCTGCCGACCATGCCCGGCGAGCCCGCGTCTCAGCCTCCTCGCAGGCCCTGTATCTCGGCGCGTCCCCCGGTGACCGCTGGGTCGACGGCGGATTGCGAGAGGGAGGGCGGCGGGTGGGAGACCAGCTGACTGCTCTGCGCGGTCAGTGGATTCCGCTCGAGACGGGTCCCGAGGCGCCCGGGCTGCGCAGTGTCAGTGTTCTCCTGCAGAACGACGGGAACTCCGCAGTGAAGATCCCCGCACGGCTCCAGCAGGTCGACCACATCTGGGACTACCGCGTGGACACGGGACCGGTGCTAGCCGAGACGGAACTGACGGTGGAGTCCGGAGAGCACTGGATCGACTGGACGGTCGACGTCGGCCCGCAGACCCTGCGCCGCGAGGAGGCGGGCGGCCAGTACGTGCGCATCGATCTCGGTGCCTCACCGGAGGTGCAGTGGCTGCGCGCGGGGCGCATCCTTCCCGGTGCCGTCTCCGCCTTCGAGATGGCCACCGGGCGTATGCGTCGCTTCGGTGCCGGCGTGACCATGAGCCACCGGGTCGAGCCCGCCCAGCACGCATACCCTCCCCGCAGCGTCGTCTCCGGCGCCGCCCGCCCCCACGAGGCGACGAACCTCTGGCGCTCTGACCCAGGACATCCCTTTGAGCAATGGATCCAGCTGGACTGGGACGAGGCGCAGGAGATTCGTGTCCTCCAGATCGCCTTCGCGGGACACCTCCTGCGGGAGTTCGACCAGACCCCGGAGCTGTGGGCCGATCCGCAGACCGTTCGTGACTACACGATCAGGGCGAAGACCGACGGGGGATGGGTCGATGTGCTGACCGTGCAGGGGAACGGTTTGCCGCGGCGGGTCCACGAGCTGCCGGAAGCGGTCAGGACGGCCTCCCTGCGAGTCGTGGTGCACGCGACCCACGGCGACCCCTCGGCCGCCGTGTACGAGATCCGCTGCTACAGCTCCGAAGGGTAG
- a CDS encoding helix-turn-helix transcriptional regulator: protein MTLADLTLTESRPAQLADYPAGASYGPRRLPDFELVWLVTGSARLTLEPGPARADAYGCTLLPGDLAITRPGDRDHYAWDPRVPSRHAYLHFTVDALGHLPDPMTWPPMRSFSDFPVLESLCDYLLALAGDDGASARQRSSQVLHWLVDLYVTGPLPNDPMAGLPTSVGEALERVREIWTREGLRLIHVGELADDAHVSAAHLHRVFKASLGTGPARCLELVRLWQAATALQRSSATVSDVGALCGYPDRFHFSRRFRHLYAMSPREARFENGALDPAGPLRRAGLLGLAQKLLAPTRPT from the coding sequence ATGACTCTCGCCGATCTCACGCTGACCGAGTCCCGGCCCGCGCAGCTCGCGGACTACCCGGCCGGGGCCAGCTACGGCCCTCGCCGGCTCCCGGACTTCGAGCTGGTCTGGCTCGTCACGGGGTCGGCTCGGCTCACGCTCGAGCCGGGGCCGGCCCGTGCAGATGCGTATGGCTGCACCCTGCTTCCCGGCGACCTCGCGATCACCCGGCCCGGGGACCGGGACCACTACGCCTGGGACCCCCGAGTGCCGAGTCGACATGCCTATCTGCACTTCACGGTGGACGCACTGGGCCATCTGCCCGACCCGATGACGTGGCCGCCGATGCGCAGCTTCTCCGACTTCCCTGTTCTGGAGTCCCTGTGCGACTATCTGCTCGCCCTGGCGGGCGATGACGGGGCATCCGCCCGGCAGCGCAGCTCTCAGGTGCTCCACTGGCTGGTGGACCTCTATGTCACCGGGCCGCTGCCGAACGACCCGATGGCCGGACTCCCCACCTCCGTGGGCGAAGCGCTGGAGCGAGTGCGGGAGATCTGGACGCGGGAAGGGCTGCGGCTGATCCACGTGGGCGAGCTGGCCGACGATGCGCATGTCTCGGCGGCGCACCTCCACCGCGTGTTCAAGGCTTCTCTCGGAACCGGGCCCGCGCGATGCCTGGAGCTCGTGAGGCTCTGGCAGGCAGCGACGGCGCTCCAACGCAGCAGCGCCACCGTCAGCGACGTGGGAGCGCTGTGCGGATACCCGGATCGTTTCCATTTCTCGCGCCGATTCCGCCACCTCTATGCGATGTCGCCCCGGGAGGCCCGGTTCGAGAACGGGGCCCTCGATCCTGCCGGGCCCCTGCGACGCGCCGGGCTGCTGGGGCTCGCGCAGAAGCTCCTCGCGCCGACGCGGCCGACCTGA
- a CDS encoding phytanoyl-CoA dioxygenase family protein, with protein sequence MTTQFVAGTHSDPQHPDLADDYARDGFVILEDAIDPDLVEALKRDAARICRGDLGEIDAPPAGAEAITDTEELMRQFLCIHYPHKISEAALEALRGPRMLDVLTRVIGPNVKAMQSMLFIKSEGKPGQAWHQDEYFIPTRDRSLTATWIALDDATIENGCLWVLPGSHRRGVLYPDREQFDPAFDCSIEAYDFPWEESDAVPVEIPAGTAIIFNGYLLHRSLQNSGRHGYRRALTNHYMSAESLLPWQGMPEGSHIGKHDFRDIVMVAGEDPYEYKGISDVARPHSRPDKDGGCDR encoded by the coding sequence ATGACCACACAGTTTGTCGCCGGAACGCATTCCGATCCCCAGCACCCCGATCTCGCCGACGACTACGCGCGCGACGGATTCGTCATCCTCGAGGACGCCATCGATCCCGATCTCGTCGAAGCTCTCAAGCGCGACGCCGCCCGCATCTGCCGGGGCGATCTGGGAGAGATCGACGCGCCGCCGGCCGGGGCGGAGGCGATAACCGATACGGAGGAGCTGATGCGGCAGTTCCTGTGCATCCACTACCCGCACAAGATCTCGGAGGCCGCGCTCGAAGCACTCCGCGGCCCGCGGATGCTCGACGTCCTCACGCGGGTGATCGGCCCCAACGTCAAGGCGATGCAGTCGATGCTGTTCATCAAGTCCGAAGGCAAGCCCGGCCAGGCCTGGCACCAGGACGAGTACTTCATCCCCACCCGTGACCGATCGCTGACGGCGACCTGGATCGCTCTGGACGACGCCACGATCGAGAACGGGTGCCTCTGGGTGCTGCCCGGATCCCATCGCCGGGGCGTGCTGTATCCGGATCGTGAACAGTTCGACCCCGCCTTCGACTGCTCGATCGAGGCCTACGACTTCCCCTGGGAGGAATCCGATGCCGTGCCGGTCGAGATCCCGGCCGGAACCGCGATCATCTTCAACGGGTACCTGTTGCACCGCTCCCTGCAGAACTCCGGCCGCCACGGGTACCGGCGCGCCCTGACGAACCACTACATGAGCGCCGAGTCGCTGCTGCCGTGGCAGGGCATGCCCGAGGGCAGCCACATCGGCAAGCACGACTTCCGGGACATCGTGATGGTGGCCGGTGAGGACCCGTACGAGTACAAGGGGATCAGCGACGTCGCCCGGCCGCACTCGCGACCCGACAAGGACGGCGGGTGCGATCGGTGA
- a CDS encoding ABC transporter permease, whose translation MRSVSTAVRPTARAPGARAETPTPRRRSLAQRLYRYRWSYVFIAPGVLFFLIFAYIPLAGNVVAFQDFSPFRGIQGSPFVGLANFAEIFQDPEVLRTIQNTVVISALQILFAFPAPIALALLLNSLISVRIQRLVQGVVYLPHFISWVVVIAIWQQVLGGAGVVNDLLAIVGSGPISVMTSPETFKALVTAQVVWKEVGWGTIIFFAAISTIPTERYESAAVDGAGSMRRMWHITMPGLMPVIVLLLILRLGTVLTVGFEQILLQQNIVGRDAAQVLDTFVYFRGVLGGDWGLAAAAGLVKGVVGCVLVIVANWFSKKLGSQGLF comes from the coding sequence GTGCGATCGGTGAGCACGGCGGTGAGGCCCACCGCCCGGGCCCCCGGGGCCCGGGCCGAGACGCCGACGCCGCGTCGCCGCTCGCTGGCGCAACGTCTCTACCGGTACCGATGGAGCTACGTCTTCATCGCTCCCGGGGTGCTCTTCTTCCTGATCTTCGCCTACATCCCGCTGGCCGGGAACGTCGTGGCGTTCCAGGACTTCTCGCCGTTCCGGGGCATCCAGGGCTCGCCGTTCGTCGGCCTGGCGAACTTCGCAGAGATCTTCCAGGACCCCGAGGTCCTCCGCACGATCCAGAACACCGTGGTCATCAGCGCGCTGCAGATCCTCTTCGCGTTCCCCGCCCCGATCGCCCTCGCACTGCTTCTGAACAGCCTGATCTCGGTGCGGATCCAGCGACTGGTGCAGGGGGTGGTCTACCTGCCCCACTTCATCAGCTGGGTGGTGGTGATCGCCATCTGGCAGCAGGTGCTGGGCGGAGCGGGCGTCGTGAACGACCTTCTCGCGATCGTCGGCAGCGGGCCGATCTCGGTGATGACGAGCCCGGAGACGTTCAAAGCCCTGGTCACGGCGCAGGTGGTCTGGAAGGAGGTGGGGTGGGGCACGATCATCTTCTTCGCGGCCATCTCCACCATCCCCACCGAGCGCTACGAATCGGCAGCCGTGGATGGTGCCGGATCGATGCGCCGGATGTGGCACATCACGATGCCGGGCCTGATGCCGGTGATCGTGCTGCTGCTGATCCTGCGCCTGGGCACCGTGCTCACCGTGGGATTCGAGCAGATCCTGCTGCAGCAGAACATCGTGGGCCGGGACGCGGCCCAGGTGCTCGACACGTTCGTGTACTTCCGCGGCGTGCTCGGCGGGGACTGGGGCCTCGCCGCGGCCGCGGGTCTGGTCAAGGGCGTGGTCGGATGCGTCCTGGTGATCGTCGCGAACTGGTTCTCCAAGAAGCTCGGCAGTCAGGGGTTGTTCTGA
- a CDS encoding carbohydrate ABC transporter permease — protein MHPAPLPVQVLKALVITAIVAVMAVPFAYIVVTSFAAPGSSGQIVPESFSLDAYRSLLSGGVVTRSLIVSTGVTVVGTFLSLFFTVLLAFGLMTTREMPGGRVLFFGILATMLFTAGIIPNYLLVQQLGLLDSYWSLILPTLISAFNLVVVRNFFMELPQDLLDAARIDGASEWRVLWSIVVPNSRAVIAVVGLFYAVGYWNNFFNALLYINDSSKWPVQLVLNSYVLQGSPLSQIENPELTPPLQSIQMAVVVLAMLPILAVYPFVQRYFTKGVLTGAIKG, from the coding sequence ATGCATCCCGCACCGCTTCCGGTGCAGGTGCTCAAAGCCCTGGTGATCACGGCGATCGTGGCCGTCATGGCCGTCCCGTTCGCCTACATCGTGGTGACCAGCTTCGCCGCGCCGGGATCGAGCGGGCAGATCGTCCCGGAGTCCTTCAGCCTCGACGCCTACCGGTCCCTGCTCAGCGGTGGGGTGGTCACCCGATCCCTCATCGTCTCCACGGGCGTCACCGTGGTGGGGACCTTCCTGTCGCTCTTCTTCACCGTGCTGCTCGCCTTCGGGCTGATGACCACCCGGGAGATGCCCGGTGGCCGCGTCCTCTTCTTCGGCATCCTCGCCACCATGCTGTTCACGGCCGGGATCATCCCGAACTACCTCCTGGTACAGCAGCTGGGGCTGTTGGACTCCTACTGGTCGCTGATCCTGCCCACGCTGATCTCGGCCTTCAACCTGGTCGTCGTGCGCAACTTCTTCATGGAGCTGCCGCAGGACCTGCTCGATGCCGCACGCATCGACGGGGCGAGCGAATGGCGGGTGCTGTGGTCGATCGTGGTGCCGAACTCCCGTGCGGTGATCGCCGTGGTCGGGCTGTTCTACGCGGTGGGCTACTGGAACAACTTCTTCAATGCGCTGCTGTACATCAATGACTCCTCCAAGTGGCCCGTCCAGCTGGTGCTCAACTCCTACGTCCTGCAGGGCTCACCGCTCAGCCAGATCGAGAACCCCGAACTCACCCCGCCGCTCCAGTCGATCCAGATGGCCGTCGTGGTCCTGGCCATGCTGCCGATCCTCGCGGTTTACCCGTTCGTGCAGCGCTACTTCACCAAGGGCGTGCTCACGGGCGCGATCAAGGGCTGA
- a CDS encoding extracellular solute-binding protein translates to MTTSSRFPTISRRSAVGLGVTALGATALASCGTSNSSSFGENAGLTIPSHQAPPDVEGAIISDIPGVPMGLTSMPDPLPKSTEGTPGKGGPFTTFQINWGTPPSPYGENEYWQEFNTRLNVDYKPTLNSADAYETSLATMLASGNVPDMVFLQTHSANAQQAIQDGAFAELSEVLGGDKILEYPNLAHVPEHQWRNSAISNGIYGIPSDLGYVNSLHVYRQDWAEQIGFDAPPQDAEEFYELMTEMARLGTDQYGVGGLSDGLGAFVNAMFRVPNTWREADGELTSYLETDEFEQALLFQRRLWEGGAFHPDALSLSEKGAEDRALFEEGHTGWQVASTDNWYLSGALDRLRGRNEGARPRMLLPFGHDGGEYAFPATPGFFAIIAISAEAAGDEERLHELLSIMNYLRAPIPSEEGFFLRYGLEDVHFRYGENGVPESVPDSPAPADRDAMFYTGLVPVVLYYPDPQHVEDSIDYTENSIVDPTVGLFAPSSAEVAGLLDDLQTDYVNGLVSGRRPMSDLETFRTDWRKQGGDSLRDELQEALAQRA, encoded by the coding sequence ATGACGACGTCGTCACGATTTCCCACCATCTCGCGCCGCTCCGCCGTCGGCCTCGGCGTCACGGCCCTCGGCGCGACCGCGCTGGCGAGCTGCGGCACGAGCAACTCCTCGAGCTTCGGGGAGAACGCCGGTCTGACCATCCCCTCCCATCAGGCTCCACCGGACGTCGAGGGCGCGATCATCAGCGACATCCCCGGGGTCCCCATGGGACTCACCTCGATGCCGGACCCCTTGCCGAAGTCCACCGAGGGCACGCCGGGGAAAGGCGGGCCGTTCACCACCTTCCAGATCAACTGGGGCACGCCCCCGAGTCCGTACGGGGAGAACGAGTACTGGCAGGAGTTCAACACGCGACTCAATGTCGACTACAAGCCGACGCTGAACTCCGCCGACGCCTACGAGACCAGCCTCGCCACCATGCTGGCCAGCGGAAACGTTCCCGACATGGTGTTCTTGCAGACGCACTCCGCCAATGCTCAGCAGGCGATCCAGGACGGCGCCTTCGCCGAGCTGTCGGAGGTGCTCGGCGGTGACAAGATCCTCGAGTATCCGAACCTGGCGCACGTGCCCGAGCACCAGTGGCGCAACTCCGCGATCAGCAACGGCATCTACGGCATCCCCAGCGATCTGGGGTACGTCAACAGCCTGCATGTCTACCGCCAGGACTGGGCCGAGCAGATCGGCTTCGACGCCCCGCCCCAGGACGCCGAGGAGTTCTACGAACTCATGACGGAGATGGCCCGGCTCGGCACCGACCAGTACGGGGTCGGTGGTCTGAGCGACGGCCTGGGCGCCTTCGTCAACGCCATGTTCCGGGTGCCGAACACCTGGCGCGAGGCCGACGGCGAGCTGACCAGCTATCTCGAGACCGACGAGTTCGAGCAGGCACTGCTCTTCCAACGTCGGCTGTGGGAGGGAGGAGCCTTCCACCCCGACGCCCTCAGCCTGTCCGAGAAGGGCGCCGAGGACCGTGCCCTGTTCGAGGAGGGGCACACCGGATGGCAGGTGGCATCGACCGACAACTGGTACCTCTCCGGCGCCCTGGACCGTCTGCGGGGCCGCAACGAGGGAGCCCGGCCCCGGATGTTGCTCCCCTTCGGGCACGACGGCGGCGAGTACGCCTTCCCGGCCACCCCCGGTTTCTTCGCGATCATCGCGATCTCCGCCGAAGCGGCCGGGGACGAGGAACGCCTGCACGAGCTGCTGTCCATCATGAACTACCTGCGGGCGCCGATCCCCAGCGAGGAAGGGTTCTTCCTGCGGTACGGCCTCGAGGACGTCCACTTCCGGTACGGCGAGAACGGCGTCCCCGAATCGGTCCCCGATTCGCCGGCACCGGCGGACCGTGACGCGATGTTCTACACCGGGCTGGTGCCGGTCGTGCTCTACTATCCCGACCCCCAGCACGTCGAGGACAGCATCGACTACACCGAGAACAGCATCGTCGATCCCACCGTCGGACTCTTCGCGCCCTCGTCGGCGGAGGTGGCGGGGCTGCTCGACGACCTGCAGACCGACTACGTCAACGGGCTGGTCTCGGGCCGACGGCCGATGAGCGATCTCGAGACGTTCCGCACCGACTGGCGCAAGCAGGGCGGCGACTCGCTCCGCGACGAGCTGCAAGAAGCTCTCGCCCAGAGGGCGTGA
- a CDS encoding DUF2961 domain-containing protein — MLNLPRPHRTRQVTTFEPDSGLKVAFVEPGESRTVARIDGSGYLARLWLTLPGWFWAHWEPDRPVDPAVLKHVVVRIHVDDSEEPQIAAPIADLFGLGLARVRSYASRWVGASSGGFYLTLPMPFRRSLRIDIDNRDPDQRVDLFLNGLYQLADLPPEVPVLHGSFSTGRHQGEDPLTLLETTGPGRYVGTLLSLQAQPRSYLSYLEAPEHIDVDGEQIIGTGMEDYFLGGWYFREGTVIGPDHGVLLKDTLDSAVSLYRFHDTDAIWFDSTLRFRFRNPWDPDRLRPVAHSAVAFSYLDGAHPVREVPDRDGLRCWYRWHTEDHPAIP, encoded by the coding sequence ATGCTGAATCTTCCGCGACCTCATAGGACCCGGCAGGTCACGACGTTCGAACCGGACAGCGGCCTCAAGGTCGCCTTCGTGGAGCCGGGGGAGAGCCGCACCGTCGCCCGGATCGACGGCTCGGGGTATCTCGCCCGACTGTGGCTGACCCTGCCGGGATGGTTCTGGGCTCACTGGGAACCGGACCGGCCCGTGGATCCGGCGGTGCTCAAGCACGTGGTGGTGCGCATCCACGTCGACGACTCCGAGGAGCCGCAGATCGCCGCGCCGATCGCGGACCTCTTCGGGCTCGGCCTCGCGCGAGTGCGCAGTTACGCCAGCCGCTGGGTGGGGGCCTCCTCCGGTGGCTTCTACCTGACCCTGCCGATGCCCTTCCGGCGCTCGCTGCGGATCGACATCGACAACCGCGACCCCGACCAGCGCGTGGACCTGTTCCTCAACGGTCTCTACCAGCTGGCCGATCTGCCACCGGAGGTCCCGGTCCTGCACGGGTCCTTCTCCACCGGGCGGCACCAGGGCGAGGATCCCCTCACGCTGCTGGAGACCACCGGTCCCGGCCGGTACGTGGGGACCCTGCTGTCGCTGCAGGCGCAACCACGCTCCTACCTGAGCTATCTGGAGGCTCCCGAACACATCGACGTGGATGGCGAGCAGATCATCGGAACCGGCATGGAGGACTACTTCCTCGGAGGCTGGTACTTCCGCGAGGGCACGGTGATCGGTCCCGACCACGGAGTCCTCCTGAAGGACACCCTCGACAGTGCAGTGAGCCTCTACCGTTTCCACGACACCGACGCGATCTGGTTCGACTCCACCCTGAGGTTCCGCTTCCGCAATCCCTGGGACCCCGACCGTCTGCGCCCCGTCGCACATTCGGCGGTCGCGTTCTCCTACCTGGACGGTGCCCATCCGGTGCGCGAGGTGCCGGACCGGGACGGCCTTCGGTGCTGGTACCGCTGGCACACCGAGGACCATCCCGCCATCCCGTGA